The Myxococcaceae bacterium JPH2 genome has a window encoding:
- a CDS encoding 2,3-bisphosphoglycerate-independent phosphoglycerate mutase, which produces MTPAHKVLLCILDGWGIRAERDANAILLAGTPHLDRLTHPYPSTELQTAGLAVGLPDGQMGNSEVGHTNIGAGRIVYQDLVRINRAAASGELAQNPVLRAAMDQAKADGKALHLLGLVSPGGVHSSMEHLYALLRATRERALPQVYVHAFLDGRDTPPQSALGYVEELERFLKDTKAARIATVSGRYYAMDRDKRWDRVQLAYEAMVHAAGPKAPDALSAIRASYAEKVTDEFVKPTVITHGDGSPVGRIQDGDVVLFFNFRADRAREMTRALADPSFKDFDRGGLRLGRYVCMTQYDETFDLPVAFGPDQPQDIFPELLSRQGLRQLRTAETEKYAHVTFFFNGGREVVYPGEDRHLVPSPRDVKTYDLKPEMSARELTAELVKRLDSGKYDFALVNFANPDMVGHSGRLDAAMQAVRVVDECLGILGKACERNGWVMAISADHGNCEQMTDPVTGEPHTAHTLNPVPFHLIHPDFRGQKLRPGILADIAPTLCKVMGLPTSAEMNRQGLLP; this is translated from the coding sequence ATGACACCCGCCCACAAGGTCCTGCTCTGCATCCTGGACGGCTGGGGCATCCGCGCCGAGCGCGACGCCAACGCCATCCTGCTCGCTGGCACGCCGCACCTCGACCGGCTGACCCATCCCTACCCCTCCACCGAGCTTCAGACCGCCGGTCTCGCGGTGGGCTTGCCCGATGGCCAGATGGGCAACTCCGAGGTGGGCCACACCAACATCGGCGCGGGGCGAATCGTCTATCAGGACCTGGTGCGCATCAATCGCGCGGCGGCCTCTGGCGAGCTGGCCCAGAACCCGGTGCTGCGCGCGGCGATGGATCAAGCCAAGGCGGACGGCAAGGCGCTGCACCTCCTGGGGCTCGTGTCTCCGGGTGGCGTGCACTCCTCCATGGAGCACCTGTACGCGCTGCTGCGCGCCACGCGCGAGCGGGCCCTGCCGCAGGTCTACGTGCACGCCTTCCTCGACGGTCGCGACACGCCGCCACAGAGCGCGCTGGGCTACGTGGAGGAGCTGGAGCGCTTCCTCAAGGACACGAAGGCCGCGCGCATCGCCACCGTGAGCGGGCGCTACTACGCCATGGACCGCGACAAGCGCTGGGACCGCGTGCAGCTCGCGTATGAGGCGATGGTGCACGCCGCGGGCCCCAAGGCTCCGGACGCGCTGTCCGCCATCCGCGCCTCGTACGCGGAGAAGGTGACGGACGAGTTCGTGAAGCCCACCGTCATCACCCACGGCGATGGCTCGCCCGTGGGGCGCATCCAGGATGGCGACGTCGTCCTCTTCTTCAACTTCCGCGCGGACCGGGCGCGGGAGATGACGCGCGCGCTCGCGGATCCCAGCTTCAAGGATTTCGACCGAGGCGGTCTGCGACTGGGGCGCTACGTCTGCATGACCCAGTACGACGAGACCTTCGACTTGCCCGTGGCCTTCGGGCCGGATCAGCCGCAGGACATCTTCCCGGAGCTGCTGTCGCGCCAGGGGCTGCGCCAGCTGCGCACCGCCGAGACGGAGAAGTACGCGCACGTCACGTTCTTCTTCAACGGCGGGCGCGAGGTCGTCTACCCGGGCGAGGACCGCCACCTGGTGCCCAGTCCGCGCGACGTGAAGACGTATGACCTGAAGCCGGAGATGTCCGCGCGCGAGCTGACGGCCGAGCTGGTGAAGCGGCTGGACTCGGGCAAGTACGACTTCGCGCTGGTGAACTTCGCCAACCCGGACATGGTGGGCCACAGCGGCCGGCTGGACGCGGCGATGCAGGCGGTGCGCGTGGTGGATGAATGCCTGGGCATTCTCGGCAAGGCGTGTGAGCGCAACGGCTGGGTGATGGCCATCTCCGCCGACCACGGCAACTGCGAGCAGATGACCGACCCCGTCACGGGCGAGCCGCACACCGCGCACACGCTCAACCCCGTGCCGTTCCACCTCATCCACCCGGACTTCCGAGGACAGAAGCTGCGCCCCGGCATCCTCGCGGACATCGCGCCCACGCTGTGCAAGGTCATGGGCCTGCCCACGTCCGCGGAGATGAATCGCCAGGGCCTGTTGCCGTGA
- a CDS encoding ComF family protein, with protein MLTALLDLLYPPACIACARVLSGPGSAFCESCDTALERLPPACCRACAEPGTFPAETCPRCRAAPPPFTRAWAPFAHEGPIARAIHRFKYEDHPELAAPLGALLADEARRFLADATGPVVALPLHTHRFQQRQYDQAHLLAGALAQASGREAPVGWLERTRDTRRQVGLSEAERAANVATAFRASSEVAGRSLVLLDDVFTTGATARAAASALLTAGAVRVDVLTLARAFTLT; from the coding sequence GTGCTGACGGCGCTCCTGGACCTGCTGTACCCACCGGCGTGCATCGCGTGCGCCCGGGTGCTGTCTGGCCCGGGCTCCGCGTTCTGCGAGTCCTGCGACACCGCGCTGGAGCGCCTGCCTCCCGCGTGCTGCCGCGCCTGCGCCGAGCCCGGGACCTTTCCCGCCGAGACGTGCCCGCGATGTCGCGCCGCCCCACCGCCCTTCACCCGCGCGTGGGCGCCCTTCGCGCATGAGGGTCCCATCGCGCGCGCCATCCACCGGTTCAAGTACGAGGACCATCCCGAGCTGGCCGCGCCGCTCGGCGCCCTGCTGGCGGATGAAGCGCGGCGCTTCCTCGCCGACGCGACGGGCCCGGTGGTGGCGCTGCCGCTGCACACCCACCGCTTCCAGCAGCGCCAGTACGACCAGGCACACCTGCTGGCTGGAGCACTTGCGCAGGCCTCGGGTCGCGAGGCCCCGGTGGGCTGGCTCGAGCGCACCCGCGACACGCGGCGACAGGTGGGCCTCAGCGAAGCCGAGCGCGCCGCCAACGTGGCCACCGCCTTCCGTGCATCCTCCGAGGTCGCCGGTCGCTCGCTCGTGCTGCTGGATGACGTGTTCACCACGGGCGCCACGGCGCGCGCCGCCGCCTCGGCCCTGCTCACGGCGGGCGCGGTGCGCGTGGACGTGCTCACCCTGGCCCGGGCGTTCACGCTCACCTGA
- a CDS encoding DUF3857 domain-containing protein: MSRFKWLSAVFVLTCPFLVQAKPSADETAKGYMAEAQRLASSPRGGAALLRVHGLIDDVEDLTPLVSTYQSLASKRSADPGTRATAQMLLMDVERSRGRLVRANEVRQWLGFIGDYYVVGGFENEGKAGCDTDFGPESATLDLGARYPAAKGHEAGWRKLSVSPADGYVDLSAAVRPNRESVAYALTWLEMPQDTRVTLGLGTSGAFRLWVNGQQAAKEDRYNLPRPDQARVSVKLKKGLNRVLLKVCQESGPLGFYLRSESTSARANLPAKAPALERNAAPAPQALPTLTSSLRTLVERNPKDASLRGDYAQVLAYFRAYDEREHTATTEAALAAEAAPQDARLQYLASETQRDDLNDRRRFLESAVKADPTYMDARVALAEHELDRGHPERVLALLENNLDSADARLLLARAYETLGERPRAQTLVEETFRQFPRTPGVVRAAAQVSRQLGRSKEAMDRMRVVLALRFDDTGTRRQLASLLADAGQVEAAEREYAQLLVLNPFDNGARVRLAELKASNGQVDEAAALFAEAKALSPDEPEVHEREGRALLAGGKRELALAAFERSLVLRPQNPGLKEALRTLKGEAEAAGTQYLVDARPLQKEAEAYANEDAVYLVDNTYVRVQKSGLSSRLQQMVVKVLNQRGVDSFRSLPVTYSPDRQEVRVLRARVTKPDGSVVESYGDNDRNINEPWTGMYYDARAKVISFPSLAAGDTLELTYRLDDTAQDNLLSDYWGDVESVQGVYPKVRFQYLVDMPKERPLYWNKSKLAGVQQAQETVDAGRVLYRFNARSVSKVVPEPGMPGWSEVAQNLHVSTYKTWDQVGRYWWGLVRDQLQPNAELKATVEQVLQGVDRKDELAVVRAIYSFVVTNTRYVALEFGIHGFKPYRVDRVLARRFGDCKDKASLIHAMLKVAGVDSRLVLLRMRNLGTLDAEPASLAAFNHAITYVPKFDLYLDGTAEFHGAKEMPSADRVANVLVVDPDGKSNFLVTPEAKAEDNATQLSMDVTLRPDGGAEVQGASTVAGQSAPDYRRAYRPEATRKSTFERAWAQSFPGLTVREVKLSDTTKLDDDVTLNFRMSIPRYTEVLPGGSLRFLPFGTGRTYQQAYAALAERRFDLVMQGPWLNTFALRYTLPGGYTVAELPQAVEEQTPFGRLKLSYRVEQGTLIAEGEVALTQARIKAEDYPKFREFLGRVDRAFGRRVLLQGPGVKTASR; the protein is encoded by the coding sequence ATGTCGCGCTTCAAATGGCTGTCCGCAGTCTTCGTGCTCACCTGCCCGTTCCTGGTGCAAGCGAAGCCGAGCGCGGACGAGACGGCCAAGGGCTACATGGCCGAGGCCCAGCGCCTGGCCTCGTCGCCCCGCGGCGGCGCCGCCCTCCTCCGAGTCCATGGCCTCATCGACGACGTGGAGGACCTCACCCCGCTGGTGAGCACCTACCAGTCGCTGGCCTCGAAGCGCAGCGCGGACCCCGGCACGCGCGCCACCGCGCAGATGCTCCTGATGGACGTGGAGCGCTCCCGCGGTCGCCTCGTGCGCGCCAATGAAGTCCGCCAGTGGCTGGGCTTCATCGGGGACTACTACGTCGTCGGCGGCTTCGAGAACGAAGGCAAGGCCGGCTGCGACACGGACTTCGGGCCGGAGTCGGCCACGCTGGACCTGGGCGCGCGCTACCCCGCGGCCAAGGGACATGAGGCCGGGTGGCGCAAGCTGTCCGTCAGCCCGGCGGATGGCTACGTGGACCTGTCCGCGGCGGTGCGGCCCAACCGCGAGTCGGTGGCCTATGCCCTCACCTGGCTGGAGATGCCGCAGGACACGCGCGTCACGCTGGGCCTCGGAACGTCTGGCGCCTTCCGGCTGTGGGTGAACGGCCAGCAGGCCGCGAAGGAGGACCGCTACAACCTGCCCCGCCCCGACCAGGCGCGCGTGTCGGTGAAGCTGAAGAAGGGCCTCAACCGCGTGCTCCTCAAGGTGTGCCAGGAGTCCGGCCCCCTGGGCTTCTACCTGCGCTCCGAGTCCACCTCCGCGCGCGCCAACCTGCCCGCGAAGGCGCCCGCGCTGGAGCGCAACGCCGCGCCCGCGCCCCAGGCACTGCCCACCCTCACGTCCTCGCTGCGCACCCTGGTGGAGCGCAACCCGAAGGACGCTTCGCTGCGCGGCGACTACGCGCAGGTGCTGGCGTACTTCCGCGCGTATGACGAGCGCGAGCACACCGCCACCACCGAGGCCGCGCTCGCCGCCGAGGCCGCGCCGCAGGACGCGCGCCTTCAGTACCTCGCCAGCGAGACCCAGCGCGATGACCTGAACGACCGCCGCCGCTTCCTCGAGTCCGCCGTGAAGGCGGACCCCACGTACATGGATGCCCGCGTGGCGCTGGCCGAGCACGAGCTGGACCGCGGCCACCCCGAGCGCGTGCTGGCGCTCCTGGAGAACAACCTGGACTCGGCGGACGCGCGCCTGCTCCTGGCCCGCGCGTACGAGACGCTCGGTGAGCGGCCTCGGGCGCAGACGCTGGTGGAGGAGACGTTCCGCCAGTTCCCCCGCACGCCTGGCGTGGTGCGCGCCGCGGCGCAGGTGTCCCGTCAGCTCGGCCGTTCGAAGGAGGCCATGGACCGCATGCGCGTGGTGCTCGCGCTGCGCTTCGACGACACCGGCACCCGTCGCCAGCTCGCCTCGCTGCTCGCGGACGCGGGTCAGGTGGAAGCCGCCGAGCGCGAGTACGCGCAGCTCCTGGTGCTCAACCCCTTCGACAACGGCGCGCGCGTGCGGCTCGCGGAGCTGAAGGCCTCCAACGGTCAGGTGGACGAGGCCGCGGCCCTGTTCGCCGAGGCGAAGGCCCTGTCTCCCGACGAGCCCGAGGTGCACGAGCGCGAGGGCCGGGCGCTGCTCGCCGGTGGCAAGCGCGAGCTGGCGCTGGCCGCCTTCGAGCGCTCCCTGGTGCTGCGTCCGCAGAACCCGGGCCTGAAGGAAGCCCTGCGCACCCTCAAGGGCGAGGCCGAGGCCGCGGGCACCCAGTACCTGGTGGACGCGCGCCCGCTGCAGAAGGAAGCAGAGGCCTACGCCAACGAGGACGCCGTCTACCTGGTCGACAACACCTACGTCCGCGTCCAGAAGAGCGGCCTGTCCAGCCGCCTCCAGCAGATGGTGGTGAAGGTGCTGAACCAGCGCGGCGTGGACTCGTTCCGCAGCCTGCCCGTCACGTACTCGCCGGACCGGCAGGAGGTGCGCGTGCTGCGCGCCCGCGTCACCAAGCCGGACGGCTCGGTGGTGGAGAGCTACGGCGACAACGACCGCAACATCAACGAGCCGTGGACGGGCATGTACTACGACGCCCGCGCCAAGGTGATCTCCTTCCCGTCCCTCGCCGCCGGCGACACGCTGGAGCTGACGTACCGGCTGGACGACACCGCGCAGGACAACCTGCTGTCGGACTACTGGGGCGACGTGGAGAGCGTGCAGGGCGTCTACCCGAAGGTGCGCTTCCAGTACCTGGTGGACATGCCGAAGGAGCGGCCCCTGTACTGGAACAAGAGCAAGCTGGCCGGCGTGCAGCAGGCGCAGGAGACCGTGGACGCGGGCCGCGTGCTGTACCGCTTCAACGCGCGCAGCGTCTCCAAGGTGGTGCCCGAGCCCGGCATGCCCGGCTGGTCCGAGGTGGCGCAGAACCTCCACGTCTCCACGTACAAGACGTGGGACCAGGTGGGCCGCTACTGGTGGGGCCTGGTGCGCGACCAGCTCCAGCCCAACGCCGAGCTGAAGGCAACGGTGGAGCAGGTGCTCCAGGGCGTGGACCGCAAGGACGAGCTGGCGGTGGTGCGCGCCATCTACTCCTTCGTGGTGACGAACACGCGCTACGTGGCGCTGGAGTTCGGCATCCACGGCTTCAAGCCCTACCGCGTGGACCGCGTGCTCGCGCGCCGCTTCGGTGACTGCAAGGACAAGGCGAGCCTCATCCACGCCATGCTGAAGGTGGCGGGCGTGGACAGCCGGCTGGTGCTCCTGCGCATGCGCAACCTGGGCACGCTGGACGCGGAGCCCGCGTCGCTGGCGGCCTTCAACCACGCCATCACCTACGTGCCCAAGTTCGACCTCTACCTGGACGGCACGGCGGAGTTCCACGGCGCCAAGGAGATGCCCAGCGCGGACCGCGTGGCCAACGTGCTCGTGGTGGATCCGGACGGCAAGAGCAACTTCCTCGTCACCCCCGAGGCGAAGGCCGAGGACAACGCCACGCAGCTCTCCATGGACGTGACGCTCCGGCCGGACGGCGGCGCCGAGGTGCAGGGCGCCAGCACGGTGGCGGGCCAGTCCGCGCCGGACTACCGCCGCGCGTACCGCCCCGAGGCCACGCGCAAGTCGACCTTCGAGCGCGCGTGGGCGCAGAGCTTCCCCGGCCTCACCGTGCGCGAGGTGAAGCTCAGCGACACGACCAAGCTGGACGATGACGTCACGCTGAACTTCCGGATGAGCATCCCCCGCTACACGGAGGTGCTGCCCGGTGGCAGCCTGCGCTTCCTGCCCTTCGGCACGGGACGCACGTACCAGCAGGCCTACGCCGCGCTCGCCGAGCGTCGCTTCGACCTGGTCATGCAGGGCCCGTGGCTCAACACGTTCGCGCTGCGCTACACGCTGCCGGGCGGCTACACGGTGGCGGAGCTGCCGCAGGCCGTGGAGGAGCAGACGCCCTTCGGTCGCCTCAAGCTCTCCTACCGCGTGGAGCAGGGCACGCTCATCGCCGAGGGCGAAGTGGCCCTCACCCAGGCGCGCATCAAGGCGGAGGACTACCCGAAGTTCCGTGAGTTCCTCGGCCGCGTGGACCGCGCCTTCGGTCGCCGCGTCCTCTTGCAGGGCCCGGGCGTGAAGACGGCGTCGCGCTAG
- a CDS encoding bifunctional alpha,alpha-trehalose-phosphate synthase (UDP-forming)/trehalose-phosphatase, which yields MSRLLLVSNRLPVTVKVEKESVSVVRSAGGLATGLSRPHARSEGMWLGWPGDVSRLSPQQRGQVESQLAAQRCVPLYLSASEVSRYYEGYSNRVLWPLCHYLLDRIPRQDRDWDTYRKVNERFADLVARHYQPGDTVWVHDYQLMLVPGLLRQRLPEARIGYFHHIPFPSSEIFRTLPHREELLRGLLGADLIGFHTVSYVRHFSGSLTRQLGLDTDIDCVHWQGRQVRVGAFPMGIDAAAFESLAKDPGVLQEVTSIRSRAQGQRILLGIDRLDYTKGIPRRLLAVQRLLEREPAWRSRLRFIQVAVPSRTQVDAYAAYRETVDELVGRINGLYGTVDNVPVHYLYRSVGERQLTGLYRAADVMLVTPVRDGMNLVAKEFCAARPDEDGVLVLSEFAGAAAELREAVVINPYDVEAMADAIELALEMGEDERRARMRALREQVKTRDVHWWVNAFLERLQSLPAVTARARPESGAEALARMRAAPHLVLLLDYDGTLVGFAPTPEQASPDAELMTLLEQLATRPNTSVHVVSGRPRETLEAWFGHLPLGLHAEHGLWTREGPGKSWAMLPGAAFEWKDRARPVLKSFAERVPGSFVEEKTASLAWHYRLVDPEFGALQSRELRLHLYEVFAQEPMDILPGDKVVEVRPRGVHKGRVVTSILDGQPDDALVVAAGDDRTDEDLFAAVPEGGLTIHVGNKPTRAAYRQEGPVELRRLLAGLLT from the coding sequence ATGTCTCGACTCCTTCTCGTCTCGAACCGACTGCCCGTCACCGTCAAGGTGGAGAAGGAGAGCGTCTCCGTGGTGCGCAGCGCCGGTGGCCTGGCCACGGGCCTGAGTCGGCCCCACGCGCGCTCCGAGGGCATGTGGCTTGGCTGGCCTGGCGACGTGTCGCGCCTGTCGCCGCAGCAGCGCGGACAGGTGGAGTCCCAGCTCGCGGCGCAGCGCTGCGTGCCGCTGTACCTGTCCGCCAGCGAAGTGAGCCGCTACTACGAGGGCTACTCGAACCGGGTCCTCTGGCCGCTGTGTCACTACCTGCTCGACCGCATCCCCCGCCAGGACCGCGACTGGGACACCTATCGCAAGGTCAACGAGCGCTTCGCGGACCTGGTCGCGCGCCACTATCAGCCCGGGGACACGGTCTGGGTGCACGACTACCAGCTCATGCTGGTGCCCGGCTTGCTGCGCCAGCGCCTGCCCGAGGCGCGCATCGGTTACTTCCACCACATCCCGTTCCCATCCTCTGAAATCTTCCGCACGCTGCCGCACCGCGAGGAACTCCTGCGCGGCTTGCTCGGCGCGGACCTCATCGGCTTCCACACGGTGAGCTACGTGCGGCACTTCTCGGGCTCGCTGACGCGGCAGCTCGGCCTGGACACGGACATCGACTGTGTCCACTGGCAGGGGCGCCAGGTGCGGGTGGGCGCGTTCCCCATGGGCATCGACGCGGCGGCCTTCGAGTCACTGGCGAAGGACCCCGGCGTCCTCCAGGAGGTGACGTCCATCCGCAGTCGGGCGCAGGGGCAGCGCATCCTGCTGGGCATCGATCGGCTCGACTACACGAAGGGCATTCCGCGGCGGTTGCTCGCGGTGCAGCGCCTGTTGGAGCGCGAGCCCGCGTGGCGCTCGCGGCTGCGCTTCATCCAGGTGGCGGTGCCGAGCCGCACGCAGGTGGACGCCTACGCCGCGTATCGCGAGACGGTGGACGAACTCGTGGGGCGCATCAACGGCCTCTACGGCACGGTGGACAACGTGCCCGTGCACTACCTCTACCGCTCCGTGGGCGAGCGGCAGCTCACCGGCCTCTACCGCGCCGCGGACGTCATGCTGGTGACGCCCGTGCGCGACGGCATGAACCTGGTGGCCAAGGAGTTCTGCGCGGCGCGTCCGGATGAGGATGGCGTGCTGGTGCTGAGCGAGTTCGCCGGCGCCGCCGCCGAGCTGCGCGAGGCCGTGGTCATCAATCCGTACGACGTGGAGGCCATGGCGGACGCCATCGAGCTAGCGCTGGAGATGGGCGAGGATGAGCGCCGCGCCCGCATGCGCGCCCTGCGCGAGCAGGTGAAGACCCGCGACGTGCACTGGTGGGTGAACGCCTTCCTGGAGCGCCTGCAGTCCCTGCCCGCCGTCACGGCGAGGGCGCGTCCGGAGAGCGGCGCCGAGGCGCTCGCGCGCATGCGGGCCGCGCCGCACCTGGTGCTCCTCCTGGACTACGACGGGACGCTGGTGGGCTTCGCGCCCACGCCGGAGCAGGCCTCGCCGGACGCGGAGTTGATGACCTTGTTGGAGCAACTGGCCACGCGGCCGAACACGTCCGTGCACGTGGTGAGCGGTCGGCCTCGCGAGACGCTGGAGGCATGGTTCGGACACCTGCCGCTGGGCCTGCACGCCGAGCACGGCCTGTGGACGCGCGAGGGGCCCGGGAAGTCGTGGGCGATGCTGCCGGGCGCGGCCTTCGAGTGGAAGGACCGCGCCAGGCCCGTGCTCAAGTCCTTCGCGGAGCGGGTGCCGGGCTCGTTCGTGGAGGAGAAGACCGCGTCGCTCGCGTGGCACTACCGACTGGTCGACCCGGAGTTCGGTGCGCTCCAGTCTCGCGAGCTGCGCCTGCACCTGTACGAAGTCTTCGCGCAGGAGCCCATGGACATCCTCCCCGGCGACAAGGTGGTGGAGGTGCGGCCGCGCGGCGTGCACAAGGGCCGCGTGGTGACGTCCATCCTGGATGGCCAACCCGACGACGCCCTGGTGGTGGCCGCCGGAGATGACCGCACGGACGAGGACCTCTTCGCCGCCGTGCCCGAGGGCGGGCTGACGATTCACGTGGGCAACAAGCCCACGCGCGCGGCGTACCGTCAGGAGGGACCCGTGGAGCTGCGGCGCCTGCTCGCGGGGCTGCTCACCTGA
- a CDS encoding HAMP domain-containing protein: MRGPPSLSASSTANLEPGVPGPERPPLRFRRRLLAVMLVTGLVPLVLLGLLAQGALERVLSVSIAPVERVLEDVASEMDARGLPQDALREARLNLAQAELARRALARRVPAFIAGLVLVAAVLLAGAAVLLGRALTRPIVTLTDGMWAYARGDLGVRLPTPEPPRDELQFLLARFNHMGQELLAQRDRLRAAEQIAAWQDVARALAHELKNPLTAMKLSLARLSRTDASTAPDPTRIAEAVALLQEEVDLLMRMTQSFSTFARLPAARFQPVALRPLLAEVCALYQGTSPVPVELLSDEDTALHADPDGLRRLFGNLVKNATEASLPGAGPVRVRIEPRDARAVRVIIHDRGPGIPHVVEGPALTRGLFSTKPEGSGLGLPIAQKIVHEHGGVLRLEPSPEGGTLALVDLPLSPPTPLA; encoded by the coding sequence ATGCGCGGCCCTCCGTCGCTCTCCGCGTCCTCCACTGCGAACCTCGAACCGGGCGTGCCCGGGCCCGAGCGGCCGCCCCTGCGTTTCCGGCGGCGGTTGCTCGCGGTGATGCTCGTGACGGGGCTCGTTCCCCTCGTCCTCTTGGGCCTGCTCGCGCAGGGTGCGCTGGAGCGCGTGCTCTCCGTGTCCATCGCGCCCGTGGAGCGCGTGCTGGAGGACGTCGCCTCCGAGATGGATGCGCGAGGGCTTCCTCAAGATGCGCTGCGCGAAGCGCGGCTCAACCTCGCGCAGGCGGAGCTGGCACGGCGCGCCCTCGCGCGGAGGGTCCCCGCGTTCATCGCGGGCCTCGTGCTCGTCGCGGCCGTGCTGCTCGCGGGGGCGGCCGTGCTGCTGGGCCGCGCCCTCACCCGCCCCATCGTCACGCTCACCGACGGTATGTGGGCCTACGCGCGCGGAGACCTGGGCGTTCGACTGCCCACCCCGGAGCCTCCACGCGACGAGCTTCAGTTCCTCCTCGCGCGCTTCAACCACATGGGCCAGGAGCTGCTCGCCCAGCGAGATCGCCTCCGCGCCGCCGAGCAGATCGCCGCGTGGCAGGACGTGGCCCGCGCGCTCGCACACGAGCTGAAGAATCCGCTCACGGCAATGAAGTTGTCGCTCGCGCGTCTGTCCCGGACGGATGCGAGCACCGCCCCCGACCCCACCCGCATCGCCGAGGCCGTGGCCCTCCTCCAGGAAGAGGTGGACCTCCTGATGCGCATGACGCAGAGCTTCTCCACCTTCGCGAGACTGCCGGCCGCGCGCTTCCAGCCCGTCGCGCTGAGGCCGCTGCTCGCCGAGGTGTGCGCGCTCTATCAGGGCACCTCGCCCGTTCCGGTGGAGCTGCTCTCGGATGAGGACACCGCGCTGCACGCCGACCCCGATGGCCTGCGCCGCCTCTTCGGCAATCTCGTGAAGAACGCCACCGAGGCCTCGCTGCCCGGCGCGGGCCCCGTGCGCGTGCGCATCGAGCCGCGTGACGCTCGCGCGGTGCGCGTCATCATCCACGACCGGGGCCCCGGCATCCCGCATGTGGTGGAAGGCCCCGCGCTCACCCGCGGACTCTTCAGCACCAAGCCCGAGGGCAGCGGACTGGGCTTGCCCATCGCGCAGAAAATCGTCCACGAGCACGGCGGCGTGTTGCGCCTGGAGCCCTCACCCGAGGGCGGTACGCTGGCGCTGGTGGACCTCCCCCTCTCTCCGCCCACGCCCCTCGCATGA
- a CDS encoding sigma-54-dependent Fis family transcriptional regulator has product MKPGLRVLVVDDDSGVLKALRGLLGDEGFTVLEASSAAEASRLLLDASTPPPALMLLDLRMPGETGLELLARLPRPLPAPVVVLSGEASPAEAVQALKLGATDFVEKPPSPERLLTALRNALALDTLREERERLLGELARPGHLVGDSPAMESLRQLITRVGPRDTAVLITGETGTGKERVSRALHLASGRKGRLVAVNCAAIPATLLESELFGHEKGAFSGALSRRVGRIEQAQGGTLLLDEIGDMPLELQAKLLRVLETKEVERLGGTTPVPVDVRILAATHQDLSRGVKEGRFRQDLLFRLNVLPLQVPPLRERLEDLLPLARAFAAEFAGHHVSLELQPGAEAALRAYPWPGNVRELRNVVERANLLRGEGPLSLSAASLGAPTAPARGPSPKLTEKSYREHVEDFERDLIRAALQEGESIAGAARILQVDRGNLYRRIRALGLPVT; this is encoded by the coding sequence ATGAAGCCCGGCCTTCGCGTTCTCGTCGTCGATGATGACTCCGGCGTCCTCAAGGCCCTGCGCGGGCTGTTGGGGGACGAGGGCTTCACCGTCCTCGAAGCCTCGTCCGCCGCCGAGGCCTCGCGCCTCCTGCTCGATGCGTCCACGCCTCCGCCCGCGCTGATGTTGTTGGACCTGCGCATGCCCGGAGAGACGGGCCTGGAGCTGCTCGCGCGCCTGCCTCGGCCCCTGCCCGCGCCCGTGGTCGTCCTGTCCGGTGAAGCCTCTCCCGCCGAGGCGGTGCAGGCCCTGAAGCTGGGCGCCACCGACTTCGTGGAGAAGCCGCCGTCCCCCGAGCGGCTCCTCACCGCCCTGCGCAACGCGCTGGCGTTGGACACCCTGCGCGAGGAGCGCGAGCGGCTGCTCGGTGAGCTGGCTCGACCCGGGCACCTCGTGGGGGACAGTCCCGCCATGGAGTCGCTGCGACAGCTCATCACGCGCGTGGGGCCTCGCGACACCGCGGTGCTGATCACCGGCGAGACGGGCACGGGCAAGGAGCGCGTGTCGCGCGCGTTGCACCTCGCCTCGGGACGCAAGGGGCGACTGGTCGCCGTCAACTGCGCGGCCATCCCCGCCACGTTGCTGGAGAGCGAGCTGTTCGGCCACGAGAAGGGAGCGTTCTCCGGCGCGCTGTCTCGGCGCGTGGGCCGCATCGAGCAGGCCCAGGGCGGCACGCTGCTGCTCGATGAAATCGGAGACATGCCGCTGGAGCTTCAGGCCAAGCTCTTGCGCGTCCTGGAGACGAAGGAAGTGGAGCGGCTGGGCGGAACGACGCCCGTGCCGGTGGACGTGCGCATCCTCGCGGCCACGCACCAGGACCTGTCCCGAGGCGTGAAGGAAGGCCGCTTCCGACAGGACCTGCTCTTCCGCCTCAATGTCCTGCCGCTCCAGGTTCCGCCGCTGCGCGAGCGACTGGAGGACCTGTTGCCGCTGGCCCGCGCCTTCGCGGCGGAGTTCGCGGGCCATCACGTGTCCCTTGAACTCCAGCCGGGAGCAGAGGCCGCGCTGCGCGCCTATCCCTGGCCCGGCAACGTGCGCGAGCTGCGCAACGTCGTCGAGCGCGCCAACCTCCTGCGCGGCGAGGGCCCGCTGAGCTTGAGCGCGGCCTCGCTCGGCGCGCCGACCGCACCCGCGCGAGGACCGAGCCCGAAGCTCACCGAGAAGAGCTACCGCGAGCACGTGGAGGACTTCGAGCGCGACCTCATCCGCGCCGCGCTCCAAGAGGGTGAAAGCATCGCGGGCGCAGCGCGGATCCTCCAGGTGGATCGCGGCAACCTCTATCGCCGCATCCGAGCGCTGGGGCTCCCCGTCACCTAA